In Betaproteobacteria bacterium, the following are encoded in one genomic region:
- a CDS encoding transglycosylase SLT domain-containing protein, translated as LADIAVGNLSVTDERLKVVDFVAPDEKIVNVEILATGPASPAIASIEDLAGKTVHVRKTSSYYESLTALNAHLRQAGKPEVKLVLVPDALEDEDMLEMLNAGLLQAIVVDDWKAKMWSQVLPKIVLHEDVVLRPPTKKGWAIRKESPQLAAELDDFYTGWAKKQGVIPYRQQQYMKTIKALHDSSASADQQRFESMIAIFEKYGQQYGFDPLMLAAQGYQESTLDQNKKSQVGAVGVMQVMPATGKELKVGDIKVTEANIHAGAKYMDQLMTRYFQDASFDEQNRTLFAFASYNAGPGNIAKMRKEAEKRGLNADKWFNNVENVTAEKIGIETTTYVRNIYKYYVSYKLTQDARASTEQLKQQVAPGAEPKR; from the coding sequence GCTGGCCGACATCGCGGTGGGTAACCTCAGTGTCACCGACGAGCGCCTGAAGGTCGTGGACTTCGTCGCACCGGACGAGAAGATCGTCAACGTCGAGATACTCGCCACCGGTCCGGCCTCGCCGGCGATCGCCTCGATCGAGGATCTCGCCGGCAAGACCGTGCACGTGCGCAAGACCTCGAGCTATTACGAGAGCCTCACTGCGCTCAACGCCCATCTCAGGCAGGCCGGCAAACCCGAGGTGAAGCTCGTTCTGGTACCCGATGCGCTCGAGGACGAGGACATGCTGGAGATGCTCAACGCCGGTCTACTGCAGGCCATTGTCGTCGACGACTGGAAAGCGAAGATGTGGTCCCAGGTGCTGCCGAAGATCGTGCTGCACGAAGACGTTGTCCTGCGCCCCCCCACTAAGAAGGGCTGGGCGATCCGCAAGGAGAGCCCGCAGCTCGCCGCTGAACTCGACGATTTCTACACCGGCTGGGCGAAGAAGCAAGGCGTGATCCCTTATCGCCAGCAGCAGTACATGAAGACGATCAAGGCGCTTCACGACTCCTCGGCGAGCGCCGACCAGCAGCGCTTCGAGTCGATGATCGCGATATTCGAGAAGTACGGACAGCAATATGGGTTCGACCCGCTCATGCTCGCCGCGCAGGGGTACCAGGAATCCACCCTGGACCAGAACAAGAAGAGCCAAGTCGGCGCGGTCGGCGTCATGCAGGTGATGCCCGCCACGGGCAAGGAACTCAAGGTCGGCGACATCAAGGTCACCGAGGCGAACATTCACGCCGGGGCGAAGTACATGGATCAGCTCATGACCCGGTACTTTCAGGACGCCAGTTTCGACGAGCAGAACCGGACGCTGTTTGCGTTCGCGAGCTACAACGCCGGTCCCGGCAACATCGCGAAGATGCGCAAGGAAGCCGAGAAGCGCGGCCTCAACGCCGACAAGTGGTTCAACAACGTCGAGAACGTCACCGCCGAGAAGATCGGCATCGAGACGACGACCT